From the Streptomyces pluripotens genome, one window contains:
- a CDS encoding acyl-CoA synthetase, whose translation MSFLFPALADGPGERVALRFGERSLTYDALAGAAGALATRLRGAGRVAVWATPDLETAVAVTGALLAGTAAVPLNPKSGEKELAHILSDSAPSLILAAPGVELPAPLGGLARLDVDLSARGAASTEQAAEKDPALIVYTSGTTGPPKGAVIPRRAVATTLDAIADAWQWTGEDVLVHGLPLFHVHGLVLGVLGPLRRGGTVRHLGRFSTEGVTRELNDGATMLFGVPTMYHRIAEALPGNPELAEALGRARLLVSGSAALPVHDHERIAAATGQRVIERYGMTETLMNTSMRADGTARVGTVGVPLPGVQLRLVEEDDTEITGYDSESVGEIQVRGANLFTEYLNRPDATAAAFTEDGWFRTGDMAVREPGGHVRIVGRKATDLIKSGGYKIGAGEIENALLEHPGVREAAVTGEPDADLGERIVAWIVPVDPQSPPGAEELADQVARRLAPHKRPRVVRYLAALPRNDMGKIMKRALADV comes from the coding sequence GTGTCCTTCCTCTTTCCCGCTCTGGCGGATGGCCCGGGTGAGCGGGTCGCCCTGCGGTTCGGCGAGCGGTCCTTGACGTACGACGCTCTCGCCGGCGCGGCCGGTGCACTCGCGACGCGGCTGCGGGGAGCCGGCCGGGTGGCCGTGTGGGCCACCCCGGATCTGGAGACCGCCGTCGCGGTTACGGGTGCACTGCTCGCTGGGACGGCAGCAGTGCCGCTGAACCCGAAGTCGGGCGAGAAGGAACTGGCGCACATTCTCTCCGACAGCGCGCCGTCCCTGATTCTCGCTGCACCGGGGGTCGAACTTCCCGCGCCCCTGGGTGGCTTGGCACGACTCGACGTCGACCTTTCCGCCAGGGGTGCCGCTTCGACGGAGCAGGCAGCCGAGAAGGACCCGGCCCTGATCGTCTACACGTCCGGCACCACCGGGCCGCCCAAGGGCGCGGTCATCCCGCGCCGGGCCGTCGCCACCACCCTGGACGCGATCGCCGACGCCTGGCAGTGGACCGGGGAGGACGTGCTCGTGCACGGGCTGCCCCTGTTCCACGTGCACGGGCTCGTACTGGGCGTCCTCGGGCCGCTGCGCCGCGGCGGTACGGTGCGGCACCTGGGGCGGTTCAGTACCGAGGGCGTGACGCGTGAGCTGAACGACGGGGCGACCATGTTGTTCGGGGTGCCGACGATGTACCACCGCATCGCCGAGGCGCTGCCCGGGAACCCGGAGCTGGCCGAGGCGCTCGGCCGGGCCCGGCTGCTGGTCTCGGGGTCGGCTGCGCTGCCCGTGCACGACCACGAGCGGATCGCGGCGGCGACCGGACAGCGGGTGATCGAGCGGTACGGCATGACCGAGACCCTGATGAACACCAGTATGCGTGCCGACGGTACGGCCCGGGTCGGGACGGTGGGGGTGCCGCTGCCGGGCGTGCAGCTGCGGCTGGTGGAGGAGGACGACACGGAGATCACCGGGTACGACTCAGAGAGCGTGGGGGAGATTCAGGTGCGCGGTGCGAACCTGTTCACCGAGTACCTGAACCGGCCCGACGCCACCGCCGCCGCGTTCACGGAGGACGGCTGGTTCCGCACCGGGGACATGGCGGTGCGCGAGCCCGGCGGACACGTCCGTATCGTGGGGCGCAAGGCCACCGACCTGATCAAGAGCGGCGGGTACAAGATCGGGGCGGGCGAGATCGAGAACGCCCTGCTGGAACATCCGGGGGTGCGGGAGGCGGCGGTCACCGGGGAACCGGACGCGGACCTGGGCGAACGGATCGTCGCGTGGATCGTCCCGGTCGACCCGCAGTCGCCGCCCGGCGCGGAGGAGCTGGCCGATCAGGTCGCCCGGCGGCTGGCCCCGCACAAGCGGCCACGGGTCGTCCGGTATCTGGCGGCACTCCCCCGCAACGACATGGGGAAGATCATGAAACGGGCGCTGGCCGATGTCTGA
- a CDS encoding carboxyl transferase domain-containing protein: MSERPTAREILALCTDVGSFTDIPFAARPSTVDGPLGWQGYDASHARAAHRTGEEEAVVCGTASIGGTRAVLIAFEFGFLGGSLGERTGDRLEAAYLHAREHRLPVVPLIATGGSRMQEGMLALTQLQRVARQSALTRDAGLPQIAVLRDPTTGGGWATLGAGADVVLALPGAQVGFAGSRVRPPNADPAAYTAEAQVAAGAADAIVAPEELRGTLGRWLRLLAGPPALASAPSSVRRPDPAPVPPALGSSRLPSTGWDAVRRARSPERPPARAYLDTYFSHRVDISGDRCGGVDPDGMLCGFGEHDGRTVAYAAQTGTATRPAGYRTAARLIRLADRLGLPVLTLVDTPGAAHDAEAERHGVGAAIAEVFGTLTAVKVPVTTLVVGEGGSGGALALAAPDNTWATADCYFSVIAPESAAAILKRPPQEVEATAGQLRIRPQDLVELGVVRGIVDHLRPSAASPPSG, from the coding sequence ATGTCTGAGCGCCCGACGGCGCGGGAGATCCTGGCGCTCTGCACGGACGTCGGCAGCTTCACGGACATCCCCTTCGCCGCACGGCCGTCCACAGTGGACGGCCCCCTCGGCTGGCAGGGCTACGACGCCTCACACGCCCGTGCCGCGCACCGCACCGGCGAGGAGGAGGCGGTCGTCTGCGGTACCGCGAGCATCGGCGGCACCCGGGCCGTCCTGATCGCCTTCGAGTTCGGTTTCCTGGGCGGCTCGCTCGGCGAACGCACCGGGGACCGGCTGGAGGCCGCCTACCTCCACGCCCGGGAGCACCGGTTGCCGGTCGTGCCGTTGATCGCAACCGGGGGCAGCCGGATGCAGGAAGGAATGCTGGCACTCACCCAACTCCAACGAGTGGCACGCCAGTCGGCGCTCACCCGGGACGCGGGGCTGCCGCAGATCGCGGTCCTGCGGGATCCGACGACGGGCGGTGGCTGGGCCACGCTCGGCGCGGGCGCGGACGTGGTCCTGGCCCTGCCCGGCGCCCAGGTAGGCTTCGCCGGCTCCCGGGTCCGGCCGCCGAACGCCGACCCGGCCGCCTACACGGCCGAGGCGCAGGTGGCAGCAGGGGCGGCGGACGCGATCGTGGCGCCGGAGGAACTGCGCGGCACTCTGGGGCGATGGCTACGCCTGCTGGCCGGACCCCCCGCGCTCGCATCCGCGCCGTCGTCCGTCCGACGCCCCGATCCCGCACCGGTTCCGCCCGCGCTCGGCTCCTCCCGGCTGCCCAGCACCGGCTGGGACGCGGTCCGACGTGCCCGCTCCCCCGAACGCCCGCCCGCCCGGGCCTACCTGGACACCTACTTCAGCCATCGGGTCGACATCAGCGGTGACCGGTGCGGCGGGGTGGATCCCGACGGCATGCTGTGCGGGTTCGGGGAGCACGACGGCCGTACCGTGGCCTACGCGGCGCAGACCGGCACGGCGACCCGGCCGGCCGGATACCGTACGGCCGCGCGGCTGATCCGGCTGGCGGACCGGCTCGGCCTGCCCGTGCTGACGCTGGTCGACACCCCGGGTGCCGCCCATGACGCGGAGGCGGAACGGCACGGTGTCGGGGCGGCGATCGCCGAGGTGTTCGGGACGCTGACCGCGGTCAAGGTCCCGGTCACCACGCTCGTCGTCGGCGAGGGGGGTTCCGGTGGGGCACTTGCGCTGGCCGCGCCGGACAACACCTGGGCCACGGCGGACTGCTACTTCTCGGTGATCGCCCCGGAATCGGCCGCGGCCATTCTCAAACGACCACCGCAGGAGGTGGAGGCAACTGCCGGGCAACTGCGCATCCGGCCGCAGGACCTGGTGGAACTGGGGGTGGTCCGGGGCATCGTGGACCACCTGCGGCCGTCGGCCGCCTCACCGCCGTCCGGATGA
- a CDS encoding rod shape-determining protein encodes MTVSLEQLRRCHFAVDLGAARTRVYVKGAGLIVDQPSAAAMNTRTGALIAVGELAEKMTGRTPSYIRVVRPVSGGTVVDIEMAQRMLRHLLGDKTRRALRRKPRLRAAACTPHDADPLAQRATIETLVGLGARRVELVDTLIAAAVGCGLPVERPEATMIMVCGAAATQVAVLSLGSIVTAERIPVGGEAVDHAIVQYLRHNHELMLPSQSVRPLQLALSGNGLTPYGPASTEIHGRDVATGLARSVRVDTAAVRTAIQTPLTAVLDGIGKVLRDCPPDLVADLADSGITMVGGSALLPGFDEMLRESTGMPVHIAERPDICAAQGLGAMLEGQIEPLVLNPLAA; translated from the coding sequence GTGACCGTCAGCCTGGAGCAGTTGCGCCGCTGCCACTTCGCCGTCGACCTGGGCGCGGCCCGCACCCGGGTGTATGTGAAGGGCGCGGGTCTTATCGTCGACCAACCGTCGGCGGCGGCCATGAACACCCGCACCGGCGCGCTGATCGCGGTGGGCGAGCTCGCGGAGAAGATGACCGGGCGGACACCGAGCTACATCAGAGTCGTCCGACCGGTCTCCGGCGGGACCGTGGTCGACATCGAGATGGCCCAGCGGATGCTGCGCCATCTGCTGGGCGACAAGACGCGCCGCGCGCTGCGCCGCAAGCCTCGGCTGCGCGCGGCGGCCTGTACCCCGCACGACGCCGATCCACTGGCCCAGCGTGCGACGATCGAGACGCTGGTCGGGCTGGGGGCGCGCAGGGTCGAACTGGTGGACACGCTGATCGCTGCGGCCGTGGGGTGCGGGCTGCCCGTGGAGCGTCCCGAGGCGACCATGATCATGGTGTGCGGAGCCGCGGCGACACAGGTCGCGGTCCTCTCCCTGGGCTCCATCGTCACCGCCGAACGGATTCCGGTGGGCGGGGAAGCCGTGGACCACGCGATCGTGCAGTACCTGCGACACAATCACGAGCTGATGCTGCCCAGCCAATCCGTACGCCCGTTGCAGCTGGCCCTGTCGGGCAACGGGCTCACCCCATACGGCCCCGCGTCGACCGAGATCCACGGCCGGGACGTGGCGACCGGTCTGGCCCGCAGCGTGCGGGTCGACACCGCCGCCGTGCGGACCGCGATCCAGACCCCGCTGACGGCCGTTTTGGACGGCATCGGCAAGGTGCTGCGGGACTGCCCGCCGGACCTGGTGGCCGATCTCGCTGACAGCGGGATCACGATGGTCGGCGGCTCCGCGCTGCTGCCCGGGTTCGACGAGATGCTGCGGGAGTCCACCGGCATGCCCGTGCACATCGCCGAGCGGCCCGACATCTGCGCGGCCCAGGGATTGGGTGCCATGCTGGAGGGCCAGATCGAACCGCTGGTCCTGAACCCGCTGGCCGCCTGA
- a CDS encoding alpha/beta hydrolase family protein, which translates to MSASTRPSDTSGVLDSPAPVISVGPVVLPTPDRAVDLQVRVSAPVTGRELPVVLLSHGQGYSNNLSSLNGYAPLADFWAAHGFAVIQPTHLSSRTLSRTLDPDTPGAPMYWRSRAEDMTRILDQLDVIEAAVPQLPGHLDHHRVAVAGHSMGGHTASLLLGARLTDPDDGAEVDLTEPRIKAGVLLAAPGRGGDALTTSAAERFSFMLTTDFSKMSTPALVIAGDKDTPTHLTARGPAWYTDPYVLAPGPKSLLTLFDAEHGLGGISGYDVAETTDESPERVSVVQRLTWAYLRSTLYPGDPAWQAARDALAAGPDPLGRIESK; encoded by the coding sequence ATGAGTGCATCGACTCGCCCCTCCGACACCTCCGGTGTCCTCGACTCCCCCGCTCCCGTGATCTCGGTCGGTCCGGTGGTGCTGCCGACTCCCGACCGGGCCGTGGACCTTCAGGTGCGGGTCTCCGCACCCGTGACCGGGCGCGAACTGCCCGTCGTCCTCCTCTCGCACGGTCAGGGGTACTCGAACAACCTGTCCTCACTGAACGGCTACGCCCCCCTTGCCGACTTCTGGGCGGCGCACGGCTTCGCCGTGATCCAGCCCACTCATCTGAGTTCCAGGACCCTGAGTCGGACGCTGGATCCCGACACACCTGGGGCGCCCATGTACTGGCGGTCACGGGCCGAGGACATGACGCGCATCCTCGACCAGCTCGACGTGATCGAGGCCGCCGTCCCGCAGCTTCCCGGACACCTGGATCACCACAGAGTCGCCGTTGCCGGGCATTCGATGGGTGGGCACACCGCGAGCTTGCTGCTGGGTGCCCGACTCACCGACCCCGACGACGGAGCAGAAGTGGACCTGACCGAACCCCGGATCAAGGCGGGCGTCCTGCTTGCCGCGCCGGGCCGCGGCGGCGACGCCCTCACCACGTCCGCAGCTGAGCGTTTCTCCTTCATGCTGACCACGGACTTCTCCAAGATGTCGACGCCCGCGCTCGTGATCGCCGGTGACAAGGACACCCCCACCCACCTGACGGCGCGCGGCCCGGCCTGGTACACCGACCCCTACGTCCTCGCCCCGGGTCCCAAGTCCCTGCTGACCCTTTTCGACGCGGAGCACGGACTCGGCGGAATCTCCGGGTACGACGTCGCCGAGACCACGGACGAGAGCCCCGAGCGAGTGTCCGTGGTCCAGCGACTCACCTGGGCCTACCTCCGCTCCACGCTCTACCCCGGGGATCCCGCGTGGCAGGCTGCGCGTGACGCACTGGCGGCCGGTCCCGATCCGCTGGGACGGATCGAATCCAAGTAG